In Pollutimonas sp. M17, a single genomic region encodes these proteins:
- the dnaJ gene encoding molecular chaperone DnaJ translates to MAKRDYYEILGVAKNASDDELKKAYRKLAMKYHPDRNPDSKEAEEKFKEAKEAYEMLSDEQKRGAYDRFGHAGVDPNSGMGGGGMGGAGFADAFGDIFGEIFGGGRRGGGPQVYRGADLKYTLDISLEQAANGFDTEIRVPSWETCDVCHGSGAKPGTHPKTCHTCDGAGTVRMQQGFFSVQQTCPTCHGTGKEITDPCTACDGVGRTRKNKTLQVKIPAGIDDGMRIRSSGNGEPGVNGGPPGDLYVEIHLKPHGIFQRDGEDLHCELTIPFTTAALGGELEVPTLAGRGEITIPEGTQTGKTFRLRGKGIRGLRASYPGDLYCHISVETPVRLSDEQKKILRQFEASLQQGGEKHSPKSESWTDRVKNFFS, encoded by the coding sequence ATGGCAAAACGCGACTATTATGAAATTCTGGGGGTAGCGAAGAACGCTTCTGACGATGAGCTGAAAAAGGCTTATCGCAAGCTGGCAATGAAGTACCACCCGGATCGCAATCCCGATAGCAAGGAAGCGGAAGAAAAATTCAAAGAGGCCAAAGAGGCCTACGAAATGCTGTCCGACGAGCAGAAGCGCGGGGCGTACGACCGATTCGGCCACGCAGGCGTCGATCCCAACTCGGGGATGGGCGGCGGCGGAATGGGCGGCGCGGGTTTTGCCGATGCATTCGGCGATATCTTTGGCGAGATCTTTGGCGGTGGCCGCCGCGGCGGCGGTCCGCAGGTGTATCGCGGCGCCGACCTGAAATACACGCTGGACATCAGCCTGGAACAGGCGGCCAATGGTTTCGACACCGAGATCCGGGTTCCAAGCTGGGAAACCTGCGATGTGTGCCACGGCTCCGGCGCCAAGCCGGGAACCCATCCCAAGACCTGCCACACTTGCGACGGCGCGGGCACGGTGCGCATGCAGCAGGGCTTCTTCAGCGTGCAGCAAACCTGCCCCACCTGCCATGGCACGGGTAAGGAGATCACTGATCCCTGCACGGCCTGCGACGGTGTCGGGCGCACGCGCAAGAACAAGACCTTGCAGGTGAAGATCCCCGCGGGTATCGACGACGGGATGCGCATACGCTCCAGCGGCAACGGCGAGCCCGGCGTCAACGGCGGGCCTCCGGGAGACTTGTACGTCGAGATTCATCTGAAGCCGCACGGCATATTCCAGCGCGACGGCGAAGACCTGCACTGCGAATTGACCATTCCGTTTACAACGGCGGCGCTGGGGGGCGAGCTTGAAGTTCCGACCTTGGCGGGTCGGGGCGAGATCACGATTCCCGAAGGAACCCAAACGGGCAAGACGTTCCGTTTGCGGGGCAAGGGGATACGGGGCCTGCGGGCCAGCTATCCGGGTGATCTGTACTGCCATATTTCGGTGGAAACGCCGGTGCGGCTGTCCGATGAGCAGAAGAAGATCTTGCGCCAGTTCGAAGCCTCGCTGCAGCAGGGCGGTGAAAAGCATTCGCCGAAGAGCGAGTCATGGACGGATAGGGTCAAGAACTTTTTCTCGTAG